The following coding sequences are from one Nonlabens arenilitoris window:
- a CDS encoding class I SAM-dependent methyltransferase — MLRHPASYRDPSGFIYQYNGKYFRQINPSYFEEYHAIKNKGIYKQLWDKNWLINHEEISIDNDKIILKPAQLDFVSYPYEWSFTAYKHAAQLTLRLQLFLLENGFSLKDASAFNITFQNGKALFIDTLSIERYRDNEPWKGLKQFNEHFFAPLLLAQRHGSYYLKSLQHRINGFPLDEASKLLSWKSKLSPTIYSHIHFLGKQKNETIGQASNDSKSKGLDKVSQIKMLKTLEMHISKMNLQENTEWSSYYNQTNYDEQAFNLKKEFIQKWTAEINAKKIVDLGGNDGTFSKVALSNANQVIVCDIDQSAINDCYINNIKNKEYNIIPIVSDLMQPAASLGFHNQERDSFITRIQDYGSDLSMALALIHHMTLSGNVPFEMSALFFKSLSPYLIIEFPDREDSWVQFILNSKRDAIHLFDDYNLANFEDAYKKHYSIINKAAIIGTHRTLFLMKRYER; from the coding sequence ATGCTTAGGCATCCTGCATCATATAGAGACCCATCAGGTTTTATATATCAGTACAATGGCAAATACTTCAGGCAAATAAACCCCTCCTATTTTGAGGAATACCATGCTATAAAAAATAAAGGAATTTATAAGCAATTATGGGATAAAAACTGGTTAATAAACCATGAGGAAATTAGCATTGATAATGATAAAATTATTCTCAAACCTGCTCAATTAGATTTTGTTTCATATCCTTATGAATGGTCATTTACTGCTTATAAACATGCCGCACAACTGACCTTGCGATTGCAACTATTTTTGTTAGAAAATGGTTTTTCACTTAAAGATGCCAGCGCTTTTAATATTACATTTCAAAATGGTAAAGCTCTTTTTATAGATACTTTAAGTATTGAAAGATACCGCGATAACGAACCATGGAAAGGTTTAAAACAATTTAACGAGCACTTTTTTGCTCCATTGTTACTCGCTCAAAGACACGGCAGTTATTACCTTAAGTCTTTACAGCATCGTATTAATGGCTTCCCGTTAGATGAGGCCTCTAAACTATTATCATGGAAATCTAAATTGAGCCCGACGATTTATTCTCATATTCATTTTTTAGGTAAACAGAAAAATGAAACTATAGGTCAAGCGTCGAATGACTCAAAAAGTAAAGGGCTAGACAAAGTTTCACAAATTAAAATGCTAAAGACTCTAGAGATGCATATCTCTAAGATGAACCTACAAGAAAACACAGAATGGAGTTCTTATTATAACCAAACTAATTATGATGAGCAGGCCTTTAATCTCAAAAAGGAATTCATACAAAAATGGACTGCAGAAATAAATGCAAAAAAGATTGTAGATCTAGGTGGTAATGATGGTACGTTTAGTAAAGTCGCGCTTTCTAATGCAAATCAGGTAATTGTTTGCGATATCGATCAGAGTGCTATTAATGATTGCTATATTAACAATATTAAAAATAAAGAGTATAATATCATCCCTATAGTATCCGATTTAATGCAGCCCGCAGCAAGTTTAGGATTCCATAATCAGGAACGAGATTCGTTTATTACTCGCATACAAGATTACGGTTCAGATTTAAGTATGGCGTTAGCTCTAATACATCACATGACTCTATCTGGCAATGTACCATTCGAAATGAGTGCTTTATTTTTCAAATCCTTGAGCCCTTATTTAATTATTGAGTTTCCTGATAGAGAAGATAGTTGGGTGCAGTTTATTTTAAATAGTAAAAGAGATGCTATTCACTTATTCGATGATTATAATCTGGCAAACTTTGAAGACGCTTATAAAAAGCACTACTCGATTATTAACAAGGCAGCAATAATAGGGACACATCGCACTCTCTTTTTAATGAAAAGATATGAAAGATAA
- a CDS encoding exosortase F system-associated membrane protein: MIIAKSFSTLIIIILVISLILVRLYEIPLFNDPLYNYFHSNFQLYDLPDLNVWNVLAGTSLRYLLNMVLSLWILWFLYKRESYIHAALWVYLFAYIILIFAFTLLLDADSSFMKMALFYIRRFLIQPILLFILVAGFYFLKTKGNKLV, from the coding sequence ATGATAATTGCTAAGAGTTTTTCTACTTTAATTATAATAATACTAGTCATTTCTCTAATATTAGTAAGATTATATGAGATTCCATTGTTTAACGATCCATTGTATAATTATTTTCATTCAAACTTTCAATTATATGATCTTCCTGACCTAAATGTGTGGAACGTACTTGCAGGTACTAGTTTGAGGTACCTACTTAATATGGTTCTCTCCTTATGGATACTGTGGTTTTTGTATAAAAGAGAAAGTTATATCCATGCAGCGTTATGGGTGTATTTGTTTGCTTACATTATATTAATATTTGCTTTCACTTTACTTTTAGATGCAGATTCTAGTTTTATGAAAATGGCATTATTTTATATCCGTCGTTTTTTAATACAGCCCATTTTATTATTCATATTGGTGGCTGGTTTTTACTTCTTAAAAACAAAAGGGAACAAACTTGTCTAG
- the xrtF gene encoding exosortase family protein XrtF, which yields MMGALRTYIPVFKFVATFGIIYIVLSLIYYLYLQQDYNSSNYPDPVTSQVSFQTQQLLIALGYDAQISNVPHHPSVYMYLDKTVVYRVIEGCNAISVMILFVAFVLAFAKAWKKTVLFIITGVIFIYLVNLSRLVALAVIKYKYPQYDHISHDILFPAVIYGSVILLWLLWIKKPKQT from the coding sequence ATGATGGGAGCATTACGTACCTACATACCGGTTTTTAAGTTTGTGGCTACTTTTGGTATTATTTATATCGTTCTATCATTGATTTACTATCTGTATTTACAACAGGATTATAATTCATCAAACTATCCAGATCCCGTAACATCTCAAGTATCATTTCAAACCCAGCAATTATTAATAGCTTTAGGATATGACGCTCAAATATCTAATGTGCCGCATCATCCATCAGTTTATATGTATTTAGATAAAACGGTTGTCTATCGGGTGATAGAAGGTTGTAATGCAATAAGTGTGATGATATTGTTTGTGGCTTTTGTTCTTGCTTTCGCGAAAGCGTGGAAAAAAACAGTCCTTTTCATTATAACTGGCGTTATTTTTATATACTTAGTTAATTTGTCTAGGTTAGTTGCCTTAGCTGTTATTAAATATAAATATCCTCAGTATGATCATATTTCACATGATATATTGTTTCCTGCAGTGATTTACGGTTCAGTGATTTTACTCTGGTTGTTATGGATTAAAAAGCCAAAACAAACATGA
- a CDS encoding GAF domain-containing protein: MTLETLKPKVTEIVNHPDLTTRLKMQGVCDLLQSSIGYYDWVGFYMAHATEPTLHLWSQAGEPTDHTVIPFGKGICGQVAVSNQNFVVDDVHAQDNYIACSIHVKSEVVIPLFKDGKNIGQIDIDSNTAKAFSQEDEKFLEWVNEQVATIL; the protein is encoded by the coding sequence ATGACACTAGAAACATTAAAACCAAAAGTTACTGAAATAGTAAATCATCCAGACTTAACGACACGTCTTAAAATGCAAGGTGTTTGTGATTTATTACAGTCTAGTATAGGCTATTATGACTGGGTAGGTTTTTATATGGCACATGCTACTGAGCCTACATTACATCTATGGTCTCAAGCAGGAGAACCTACTGATCATACTGTTATACCTTTTGGGAAAGGAATATGTGGTCAAGTCGCTGTTTCAAATCAAAATTTTGTTGTAGATGATGTGCATGCTCAGGACAACTATATTGCCTGCAGTATCCATGTTAAAAGTGAGGTTGTCATCCCTTTATTCAAAGATGGTAAAAACATAGGCCAGATAGATATAGACAGTAATACTGCAAAGGCTTTTTCTCAAGAAGACGAAAAGTTTCTTGAATGGGTGAACGAGCAAGTGGCTACGATTCTTTAA
- the galE gene encoding UDP-glucose 4-epimerase GalE: MKILVTGGLGFIGSHVVVELLNTDYQVIILDNLSNSSINVLERIQVISNKKPVFEKLDLRDQQSVSDFFTRNHDIDGVIHFAASKAVGESVQNPLLYYENNVNSLVYLLKELQKLPKSNLIFSSSCTVYGQADELPITEISPVKPAESPYGNTKQIGEEIIADVCKVDPSLNAIALRYFNPIGAHDSGLIGELPLGTPQNLIPYITQTAIGLREQLSIFGDDYPTKDGTAVRDYIHVVDLAKAHVVALERLINQSAAINFETFNIGTGTGSSVLEVVHAFENASGISLNYKIVQRRDGDVTAAYADTTKANNVLGWKAQLTLKDALKSAWKWQQNVVDIKES; the protein is encoded by the coding sequence ATGAAGATATTAGTTACGGGTGGATTAGGTTTTATAGGTTCACATGTTGTTGTAGAATTGTTAAATACAGATTATCAGGTAATTATATTGGATAATCTTTCTAATTCATCGATAAATGTGTTAGAAAGAATTCAAGTAATCTCTAATAAAAAGCCTGTGTTTGAAAAGTTAGATTTAAGAGATCAACAGTCAGTAAGTGATTTTTTTACTAGAAATCATGATATCGATGGCGTGATACACTTTGCAGCTTCTAAGGCAGTAGGTGAGAGTGTGCAAAATCCTCTATTATACTATGAAAATAATGTGAATAGCCTAGTGTATCTTTTAAAAGAGCTTCAAAAGTTACCAAAATCTAATCTTATATTCAGTTCTTCATGTACTGTTTATGGACAGGCTGATGAGCTTCCTATTACTGAAATATCACCAGTAAAACCGGCAGAATCACCTTATGGTAATACTAAGCAAATAGGCGAGGAAATAATAGCCGATGTTTGTAAGGTTGACCCTTCTTTAAACGCTATTGCTTTGCGTTATTTCAACCCAATCGGTGCGCACGACTCTGGATTAATCGGTGAATTGCCATTGGGTACGCCTCAAAATCTAATTCCATATATTACTCAAACCGCAATAGGTTTAAGAGAGCAACTATCCATTTTTGGTGACGACTATCCTACAAAGGATGGAACCGCTGTTAGGGATTATATTCATGTAGTGGATCTTGCTAAAGCCCATGTGGTTGCGCTAGAAAGGTTGATTAATCAAAGCGCAGCTATTAATTTTGAAACGTTTAATATAGGAACAGGTACGGGATCTTCTGTTTTAGAAGTGGTTCATGCTTTTGAAAATGCATCAGGAATATCTCTGAATTATAAAATTGTACAGCGTAGAGATGGTGATGTGACCGCTGCATATGCAGACACTACCAAAGCAAATAATGTCTTGGGTTGGAAAGCACAACTTACCTTAAAAGACGCCCTTAAAAGTGCCTGGAAATGGCAGCAAAATGTTGTAGATATTAAAGAATCGTAG
- a CDS encoding bifunctional folylpolyglutamate synthase/dihydrofolate synthase, with translation MDYSQTLEWLFNQLPMYQRVGKLAYKANLNNTILLDNYLGNPHLSFSTIHVAGTNGKGSTCHMLASVLQEAGYKVGLYTSPHLKDFRERIRINGVMVSEEYVVDFVNKHKLYFESHQLSFFEMTVGMAFQYFKDSNVDIAIIETGLGGRLDSTNIITPLVSVITTIDKDHVAMLGNTLVKIAREKAGIIKKNVPVVVGERRSSLRVRFRESAILNNATYHQVDHRSKALTTDLKGEYQKDNVRVACETLSVLRESSDFIISPNQIRSGLMKVVSNTSLRGRFELLQENPRVIAETAHNQAGIRTLIKQLQNEKYNNLHIVMGMVSDKEVDTVLSIMPKDASYYIAKPNVVRGMELDVFSSFFKKHKFNFRKFDSIPEALYEAKSLAHSDDLIVVTGSVFVVAEII, from the coding sequence TTGGACTATTCACAGACACTAGAATGGCTTTTCAATCAATTACCCATGTATCAACGTGTGGGAAAACTAGCCTATAAGGCAAATCTAAATAACACTATATTATTAGATAATTATTTAGGGAATCCTCACCTTTCCTTTTCGACCATTCATGTAGCTGGGACAAATGGTAAAGGTAGTACTTGTCACATGTTAGCAAGTGTATTACAAGAGGCTGGTTATAAAGTAGGTTTGTATACCTCACCACATCTTAAAGACTTCAGAGAGCGCATAAGAATTAATGGTGTAATGGTTTCTGAGGAATACGTGGTAGATTTTGTAAATAAACACAAATTGTATTTTGAAAGTCATCAACTGTCGTTTTTTGAGATGACGGTTGGTATGGCTTTTCAATATTTTAAAGATAGCAATGTTGATATTGCTATTATAGAGACAGGTTTAGGAGGTCGATTAGATTCAACTAACATTATTACTCCATTAGTTTCCGTTATTACAACTATTGATAAAGATCATGTTGCGATGTTAGGGAATACCTTAGTTAAAATTGCTAGAGAAAAAGCTGGGATAATAAAAAAGAATGTGCCAGTAGTTGTAGGAGAGAGGCGTAGTTCTTTGAGAGTACGCTTCCGCGAAAGCGCAATATTAAATAATGCTACCTATCATCAAGTGGATCATCGCTCAAAAGCATTAACGACTGATTTAAAAGGAGAGTATCAAAAAGATAACGTTAGGGTTGCCTGTGAAACATTAAGCGTTTTAAGGGAATCTAGTGATTTTATTATTTCACCAAATCAAATAAGGTCTGGTTTAATGAAAGTAGTTTCTAATACAAGTTTAAGGGGTAGATTCGAGTTATTACAAGAAAATCCAAGAGTAATTGCTGAGACGGCGCATAATCAAGCTGGTATTAGGACATTAATAAAGCAATTACAAAACGAAAAGTATAACAATTTGCATATAGTGATGGGTATGGTTTCAGATAAGGAAGTTGATACTGTTTTGTCTATTATGCCTAAAGATGCCTCTTATTATATAGCAAAGCCTAATGTCGTTCGTGGAATGGAATTAGATGTTTTTTCTAGTTTTTTTAAAAAGCATAAATTTAATTTTAGAAAATTTGATTCCATTCCAGAGGCTCTTTATGAAGCTAAAAGTCTGGCTCACAGCGATGATTTGATAGTGGTGACCGGCAGTGTATTTGTAGTTGCAGAAATAATTTAA